CATCGCTTTGTAGATTTCTTCACGGCTGATCTTGGACTGGCCTCGCTGGCGGTCTTCGAAGATGATGGGGATTTCTCCGACGCGGAAGCCGGCCTGCTGACATCTATAGAGCATTTCGACCAGGAAGGAGTATCCGTTCGAGCGGATATTGTCCAGTGGTATGGATTCCAGGACATGCCGGCGGTAGGCGCGAAAGCCGGCCGTGCAGTCATGGGCGCGCAGTCCCAGCGAGAGGCGCGCCACCATATTGGCGCCGGCGCTGAGGAACTGCCGATCTAATCCCCAGTGCCGCGTGCCGCCGCCAGGGACATAGCGCGAGCCGATGACGATATCGCACGGCATGGCCAGCTTTTCCAGCATGGCGGGGATATAGCGAGGATGGTGGGAGAAATCGGCGTCCATGGTGATGATGACATCGGCGCCCAGGTCCATAGCGCGGCGGAAGCCAGCGACATAAGCTCGTCCCAGCCCCTGCTTGCCGGGTCGGTGCACCACCACGACGCGTGGGTCCCTCTCTGCCAGCTCGTCCGCCAGCTCGCCCGTTCCATCGGGCGAGTTGTCGTCCACGACGATGAGATGGTCCACCTGTTCCAGCGCCAGGATCTCGCCGGCCAGCGGCGGCAGGTTCTCGCGCTCGTTATATGTCGGGATAATGACAGCCACACGCATCTAGGATGAGCACCTTTTCGGGCAAAGGGTACATGTCGGCTGGGAGGCCGGCATTTCAGCCGCTATTGTAAACGCGGCGGGGGGAAAAGGCAAAGATTGGGGAGCGGGTCATCAGGAGCCTTTGCCGAAGAGGCGCGTGAGCCAGTCGCGGAGCCGGCGGGCAGGGCCGGCCTGAGGGGTTTCGGCCCGCCGGCTGAGCGCCCGAGTGAAAATC
The Anaerolineae bacterium genome window above contains:
- a CDS encoding polyprenol monophosphomannose synthase: MRVAVIIPTYNERENLPPLAGEILALEQVDHLIVVDDNSPDGTGELADELAERDPRVVVVHRPGKQGLGRAYVAGFRRAMDLGADVIITMDADFSHHPRYIPAMLEKLAMPCDIVIGSRYVPGGGTRHWGLDRQFLSAGANMVARLSLGLRAHDCTAGFRAYRRHVLESIPLDNIRSNGYSFLVEMLYRCQQAGFRVGEIPIIFEDRQRGQSKISREEIYKAMLTVFRLALDRLSRIWRRPAARGSTR